One Mobula hypostoma chromosome X2, sMobHyp1.1, whole genome shotgun sequence genomic window carries:
- the LOC134341016 gene encoding uncharacterized protein LOC134341016: MERLKVEAAEADKQREFEREMRRQEGQVSVHGDKRGVSINVSQEVKLVPLFAEEDVDRYFLHFEKVAENRKWPREDWAVLLQSVLKGKAQQAYSALSVTESTNYDTVKEAVLKVYEMVPEAYRQKFRGLRKSGNQTYIEFAHEKERYFDRWCPSKEVDEDYHKVRQLMLIEEFKECVPSAIRTYIEEKEFETLSAAARKADEFALNHKIKFFPSKCYQKSYRDNPPSKTEHKAGARYRGKEEGKPTKNKFSSFTCYYCRKPGHVASNCLIRKKEMGKERGEPPTCVRRRLRPHEGRWGLAEFRKGLSGLLSRVLCL, translated from the coding sequence ATGGAGAGACTTAAGGTCGAGGCTGCAGAGGCAGATAAACAGAgggagtttgagagggagatgcgGCGTCAAGAGGGTCAAGTGTCAGTCCATGGTGACAAGAGGGGTGTATCCATTAATGTCAGTCAGGAAGTTAAGTTGGTACCTCTGTTTGCTGAAGAAGACGTTGATAGGTACTTCCTACATTTTGAGAAAGTGGCTGAGAACAGGAAGTGGCCGCGGGAAGACTGGGCAGTATTGCTGCAAAGTGTGTTAAAAGGGAAGGCGCAGCAAGCATATTCTGCCTTATCTGTGACCGAGTCGACTAATTATGATACTGTGAAGGAGGCTGTGCTTAAGGTCTATGAGATGGTGCCAGAAGCGTACCGACAGAAGTTTCGGGGTTTGAGGAAGTCTGGGAACCAGACATATATAGAGTTTGCCCATGAAAAGGAGAGGTACTTTGATCGGTGGTGTCCCTCGAAAGAGGTAGACGAGGACTACCACAAAGTGAGACAGCTGATGCTGATCGAGGAATTTAAAGAGTGTGTCCCTAGTGCGATACGGACATACATAGAAGAGAAAGAGTTTGAGACTCTTTCCGCGGCCGCTAGGAAAGCGGATGAGTTTGCCCTGAATCACAAGATTAAGTTTTTCCCAAGCAAGTGTTATCAGAAGAGTTACCGGGATAATCCACCGAGTAAAACAGAACACAAGGCAGGAGCTAGGtacagaggtaaagaggagggGAAACCAACCAAAAATAAGTTTTCCAGTTTTACCTGTTACTACTGCAGAAAGCCTGGCCATGTGGCATCTAACTGTCTTATTCGGAAGAAAGAaatgggaaaggagaggggggaaCCTCCGACATGTGTGCGCCGGCGGCTGAGACCACACGAAGGAAGGTGGGGTCTGGCCGAGTTCAGGAAGGGATTGAGTGGTTTATTATCAAGGGTTTTGTGTCTGTGA